Proteins from one Nyctibius grandis isolate bNycGra1 chromosome 2, bNycGra1.pri, whole genome shotgun sequence genomic window:
- the FHL2 gene encoding four and a half LIM domains protein 2: protein MTERFDCHYCKESLFGKKYILREDSPYCVKCYENLYSNTCEECKKPIGADCKDLSYKDRHWHENCFHCFQCKNSLVDKPFAAKEEHLLCTDCYSNEYSSKCNECKKTIMPGTRKMEYKGNSWHETCFICYRCQQPIGTKSFIPKDNQNFCVPCYEKQFAMQCVQCKKPITTGGVTYREQPWHKECFVCTGCKKQLSGQRFTSRDEFAYCLSCFCNLYAKKCAGCTNPISGLGGTKYISFEERQWHNDCFNCKKCSLSLVGRGFLTERDDILCPECGKDI, encoded by the exons ATGACTGAACGCTTTGACTGCCACTACTGCAAAGAGTCCCTGTTTGGCAAGAAGTACATCCTGAGGGAAGACAGCCCCTACTGCGTGAAATGCTATGAAAATCTTTATTCCAACACCTGCGAGGAATGCAAAAAACCTATTGGCGCTGACTGCAAG GATCTGTCTTACAAGGACCGTCACTGGCATGAAAACTGCTTCCACTGCTTCCAGTGCAAGAATTCGTTGGTGGACAAACCTTTTGCTGCAAAAGAGGAACATCTACTTTGTACTGATTGCTACTCCAACGAATACTCTTCCAAATGTAATGAGTGCAAGAAGACTATTATGCCAG GTACTCGGAAGATGGAATACAAGGGCAACAGCTGGCACGAGACCTGCTTTATCTGCTATCGCTGCCAACAGCCTATTGGGACAAAGAGTTTCATCCCTAAGGACAATCAAAACTTTTGTGTACCCTGCTATGAAAAGCAGTTTGCCATGCAGTGCGTCCAGTGCAAGAAG CCTATCACTACAGGAGGCGTTACTTACCGGGAGCAGCCGTGGCATAAGGAGTGCTTCGTTTGTACTGGATGCAAGAAGCAATTGTCCGGACAACGCTTCACCTCCAGGGATGAGTTTGCATATTGCCTGAGCTGCTTTTGCAACCTCTACGCCAAAAAGTGTGCTGGATGCACAAACCCAATCAGTG GACTCGGAGGAACCAAGTACATCTCCTTTGAAGAACGGCAGTGGCATAATGATTGCTTTAACTGTAAGAAGTGCTCTCTCTCATTAGTGGGTCGCGGCTTCCTCACAGAAAGGGATGACATCCTTTGCCCTGAATGTGGGAAGGATATTTAA